AGCGCGCAGCGCGCGGCCGGGATCGACGCGGCCGGCTGCACCTACGTGGAGGCCCACGGGACGGGCACGCCGCTCGGCGACCCCGTCGAGATCGCGGCGCTTACCCGGGCGTTCGGCCGGGATACCGACCGCCGCGGCCCGTGCTGGATCGGGTCGGTGAAGACCAACATCGGCCACACCGACGCCGCGGCGGGCGCGGCAGGACTGATCAAGACGGTCCTCGCGCTGAAGCACGGCGTCCTGCCGCCCAGCCTGCACTTCGACACCCCCAACCCGCACATCGACTTCGCGGCCGTCCCGTTCGAGGTGGTCACCCGCACCCGGCGCTGGGAGCCGCCGGACGGCCTGCCCAGGCGCGCGGGCGTCAGCTCGTTCAGCGTGGGCGGCACCAACGCACACGTCGTGCTGGAGGAGCCCCCGCCGGCGCGGCGGCCCGCGCCGCCGCCCCGCTCCTGGTACCTGCTGCCGCTGTCGGCCCGGACCCCCGAGGCGCTGGACGCTGCCACCCGCCGCCTCGCCCGGCATCTGCGCGCGCACCGCGACCTGCCGCCTGCGGACGTGGCATGGACCCTGCAGACCGGGCGCCGCGAACTCGGCCGCCGGCGGTTCGCCCTCGTGCGGGGGCACGCCGACGCCCTCCGTGTGCTGGACGGCGCCGAACCGGACCGGCTCGTCACCGCCCCGGCCGAAGCCCGGCCCGGGCCGGTGGTCTTCCGGTTCCCGGCGGCGGGCGACCCGCTCGCCGGACCGGGCGCGGCGCTGCGCTGGTTCACCCGCCTGCACCACTGCGCCCGCCTGTGGCAGCGGGCCGGCGTCGAACCGGGCGCCGTCGAGGGGCGGGGAGCCGGGGCGCTCGCGGCGGCCGTGGTGGCAGGGGTGTTCCGGCCGGCCGACGCCGTCCGGCTGGTGGCGGCGGCCTGCGACGGGGCGGAACCCGGGCGGCTGGCGGACCTGGTCCGGCGGGCCGCGCCGCGCCGCCCGGCGCTGCCGCTCACGGTGGACGGGCCGCCCCGGGTGTCGGCGGCCGAGGCCGCGGATCCCGCCTACTGGGCGGAGTGCCTGCGACGGGCGGTGGCCGAGGAGCCGCACCCCTGCGCCGAGCGGCAGCAGGACGCGGAGCGCATCGTGCTGGACCTGGGGGCGGCCGGGGTGCCGGGCTCCCAGGAGGACGTGCTGCGCACGCTCGGAGCCCTGTGGCTCAAGGGCGCACGGATCGCCTGGCCCGAACCGGCCGAGGGACGGCGCCACGCCCGGGTGGCGCTGCCGGCGTATCCCTTCGAGGGCGTCCGGCACACCGTGTCGGACTTCGCGGACCGGCGGCCCGCCGCGACGCAGGAGCCGCCGGCGGCCCAGCCGGCCCCGGCCGCCGTACCGGAACCGCCCGACGGCTCCTCCGTCCTGGACGCGGTGACCGCTCTGTTCGCCGAGATCCTGCAACTGCCCGACGTGGAGCCGGACGACAGCTTCTTCGACCTCGGGGGCGACTCGCTGATCGCCGCACGGTTCGCGGCACGGGCGCGCGAGGTGTTCCCGGTGGACCTCGTGCCCAGGATGCTGTTCGAGGCGCCCACCGCGTCCCGGCTCGCCGCCCTCATCGAGGACCGCATGGCCCGCGCCGCCCCCTCCGGCCTTTCGGGCCGGCCGGTCTCCAGGGAGCGGGTGGCAGCGGGAGGTGCGCGATGACCCGGTGGGCCGTGCGCAGGCACCGGAGGCCGGACGCGGCCGTCTCCCTCTACTGCTTCCCGCATGCCGGCGGCTCCCCGGGCGAGTACGTCCGCTGGTCCGACGACCTGCCCGGCGTGCAGGTCTGGGCCGTACACCTGCCGGGCCGCACCACCCGCCGGGCGGAGCCGCCCTTCACGCGCATCGAACCACTGGTGGACGCCCTGGTGTCGGAGATGTCCTTCGACCGGCCGTCGCTGTTCTTCGGGCACAGCCTCGGTGCGCTGGTGGCGTTCGAGACGGCGCGGGAACTGCGCCGCCGGGGCCTGCCCGGACCCGAGCGGCTGATCGTCTCCTCGTGCCCGGCTCCACCGCTGCCACCGGTGCGCACCCGCCTGAGCACCCTGCCGGACGACCGGCTGTGCGCGGAGCTCGAACGGCGCTGGGGCGAGCGCCTCGACCACGTCCGCGACGATCCCGTGCTGCTGGCGGACGCCCTCGCCTGCCTCCGGGCGGACCTGGCTCTCCTGGAGAACTACCGGCACCGCCCCGGCCGCCCGCTGGACGTCCCGATCACCGTCCTCGCGGGCGAGCGTGAACCGTGGACGGACCGGGCCGCCGACTGGGCGGCGCACACCCGGGCGTCGCCCGAGGCGCCCCGGCTGCTGCCCGGCGGCCACTTCTACTTCCGCGAAGGGCGCGAGCAAGCCCTGCGCGCCATAGGGGAGATCACGACGAAAGGACTCCGACCGTGGACCGTATAGGAGTCGTGGGCGCCGGCACCATGGGGCGCGGAGTCGCCCAGCTCTTCGCCGAGCACGGCCACGAGGTCGTGCTCGTGGACACCGCCGAGCAGGCCCTCGCATCCGCACGGGACGGCATCGCCACGAACGTGCGGCTCGCCCCGCTGCTCCGCCCGGGAACGCGACCCGGCTCACCGGAGGAGGTCACCGGGCGCATCCGGTTCACCACCGACCTGCGCTCCTTGCGCACGGCGGACTACGTCTTCGAGATGGTCACCGAGGACTGGGCGGTCAAGCGCCCCCTGTACGGCGAACTCGACGCGCTGTGCCGCCCCGGGGTGCCCTTCGGCGTCAACACGTCCGCGATACCCATCACCCGTGTCGCCGCGGCCACCAGCCGGCCGGAGCACGTCATCGGCACGCACTTCATGAACCCCGCCCCGCTCAAGCCCACGGTCGAGGTGATCCGCGGCCACCACACCAGCGACGACACCGTGGCACGCACGCGGG
This sequence is a window from Streptomyces sp. NBC_00557. Protein-coding genes within it:
- a CDS encoding type I polyketide synthase, which produces MSGFRAMTTSAGPVARRDDSSSHVAVIGLACRFPGARDADRFWRNLVDGVDSITRRVTPGGHVARGLLADPERFDAEYFGLSPREARLINPQHRVFLECAVEALENAGYDPARYAGAIGVYAGSSENGYAQLIRELREQHRSGHGPLSTVSDWEIRVANGPDFLCSRVAHRLGLRGPAVTVQAACATSLVAVHLAVRGLLNGDCDLALAGGVTVRLPSPARPCDDVGIQDPDGVCRAFDARARGLVGGDGAGIVVLKRLAEALADGDRVDAVIRGSAVNNDGADRIGFTAPGVDGQAAVIASAQRAAGIDAAGCTYVEAHGTGTPLGDPVEIAALTRAFGRDTDRRGPCWIGSVKTNIGHTDAAAGAAGLIKTVLALKHGVLPPSLHFDTPNPHIDFAAVPFEVVTRTRRWEPPDGLPRRAGVSSFSVGGTNAHVVLEEPPPARRPAPPPRSWYLLPLSARTPEALDAATRRLARHLRAHRDLPPADVAWTLQTGRRELGRRRFALVRGHADALRVLDGAEPDRLVTAPAEARPGPVVFRFPAAGDPLAGPGAALRWFTRLHHCARLWQRAGVEPGAVEGRGAGALAAAVVAGVFRPADAVRLVAAACDGAEPGRLADLVRRAAPRRPALPLTVDGPPRVSAAEAADPAYWAECLRRAVAEEPHPCAERQQDAERIVLDLGAAGVPGSQEDVLRTLGALWLKGARIAWPEPAEGRRHARVALPAYPFEGVRHTVSDFADRRPAATQEPPAAQPAPAAVPEPPDGSSVLDAVTALFAEILQLPDVEPDDSFFDLGGDSLIAARFAARAREVFPVDLVPRMLFEAPTASRLAALIEDRMARAAPSGLSGRPVSRERVAAGGAR
- a CDS encoding thioesterase II family protein; the protein is MTRWAVRRHRRPDAAVSLYCFPHAGGSPGEYVRWSDDLPGVQVWAVHLPGRTTRRAEPPFTRIEPLVDALVSEMSFDRPSLFFGHSLGALVAFETARELRRRGLPGPERLIVSSCPAPPLPPVRTRLSTLPDDRLCAELERRWGERLDHVRDDPVLLADALACLRADLALLENYRHRPGRPLDVPITVLAGEREPWTDRAADWAAHTRASPEAPRLLPGGHFYFREGREQALRAIGEITTKGLRPWTV
- a CDS encoding 3-hydroxyacyl-CoA dehydrogenase family protein — protein: MDRIGVVGAGTMGRGVAQLFAEHGHEVVLVDTAEQALASARDGIATNVRLAPLLRPGTRPGSPEEVTGRIRFTTDLRSLRTADYVFEMVTEDWAVKRPLYGELDALCRPGVPFGVNTSAIPITRVAAATSRPEHVIGTHFMNPAPLKPTVEVIRGHHTSDDTVARTRALLEGVGRRQIVVADSPGFVTNRVAMLTVNEAMFLVHEQVAGADEVDRLFRECLGHAMGPLETADLIGLDTVLLSLQVLHEEFNDPKFRPCPLLRRLVEAGLLGRKTGRGFHSYASASATPSRSASASGGAHHG